The genomic segment TGCCCCGGCCACGCCGACTACATCAAGAACATGATCACGGGCGCGGCGCAGATGGACGGCGCGATCCTGGTGGTTGCGGCCACTGACGGACCGATGCCGCAGACCAAGGAACACGTGCTTCTTGCCCGCCAGGTGGGCGTGCCGTCGATGGTGGTGTTCCTGAACAAGTGCGACGCGGTGGAAGACACGGAACTGATCGATCTGGTGGAGATGGAAGTTCGTGAGCTTCTGTCGAAGTACCAGTTCCCGGGCGATGATGTTCCGGTGATCCGCGGCTCTGCCCTGGGCGCGCTGAACGGCGAAGCGCAGTGGGAAGCGAAGATTGACGAGCTGATGGAGTCGGTGGACCAGTATGTTCCGCAGCCGAACCGCGCTGTGGATCTGCCGTTCCTAATGCCGATTGAAGACATTTTCTCGATCTCTGGCCGTGGCACCGTGGTGACGGGCCGTATCGAGCGCGGCAAGGTGAAGGTGGGCGAGGAAGTCGAGATCGTTGGCTTCCGCGAGACGCGCAAGACGGTTGTGACGGGCGTGGAAATGTTCAAGAAGCAGCTGGACGAAGGTCTAGCTGGCGACAACGCTGGTCTGTTGCTGCGCGGCATTCCCAAGGAAGACGTGGAGCGCGGCATGGTTCTGGCCAAGACCGGATCGATCACGCCGCACACCAACTTCAAGGGCACGGTGTACGTTCTGTCGAAGGAAGAAGGCGGCCGTCATACTCCGTTCTTCAAGGGCTACCGTCCGCAGTTCTACTTCCGTACGACCGATGTGACGGGAGTTGCGGAGCTGCCGGAAGGCACGGAGATGGTGATGCCGGGCGACAATGTGGAATTGACGATCGAGCTGATTACGCCTGTGGCTCTGGAAAAGGGTCTGCGCTTTGCTATCCGCGAAGGCGGACGCACGGTGGGCGCCGGCACGGTTGCGGAAATCATCAAGTAGGACTGACCGTCCAGGCGACTGCGCCCTCGCGGGCGCGGAAACCTGGGCTGGTCAGGTTAGCTGAATCAAAAGGATTTGCGGCGAACGGGAAGAAAATCGCCGAATCGGTTAGGATTGAGAAATGCGGGAAATTGTGACATTGCAGTGCACTGAGTGCAAGGAGCGGAACTACTCAACGACGAAGAACAAGAAGACGACCACGGGCCGTCTCGAGTTCAAGAAGTTCTGTAACCGCTGCCGCAAGCACCAGGCGCACAAGGAAACGAAGTAAAGCAGGGAACCGGGAGTAGGGAGTAGGGAATAGAAGACACGGCCGGTCTGGCACGATGATACTATTCCCTATTCCCTGATCCCTACTCCCTGCCCTTAGGGGCGTAAGCTCAACGGTTAAACTGTCGGTCTCCAAAACCGAACTTGGGGGTTCGAATCCCTCCGCCCCTGCCAGTTTAGGAATGATCCGGTTCGAAGCCGGACCGAAGGAAACAGCAGTATGTCAACGAAGGCAACAGTCATGAACGATGAACGGCCGCTGAAAAAGCAGGAACCCAACGCGGTCTCGAACTTCACGGGCAACGTGACGGGCACCTGGGGCAAGTTCACCAACTTTCTGAGTGACGTGCGCGCCGAGATGCGCAAAGTGGTGACGCCGAGCCGCAAGGAAGTGGAGTCGACCACGACCGTAGTGATCGTGGCCGTGTTCATCTTCGGATTGTTCTTCTTCGCGGTAGACGCCTTTTTCAGCCGTGTAGTCGAGCAGATTCTGCACAAGCTGGGCGCACAGTAAGGCTCCCCGATGACGCTGGAACAAGAGAGCAAGATGGCAGACGAAGTGGAACAATCCGCCGAGCAACCCACACCGGAGCAGCAGCCGGAAGGCCAGCCTGAAGCCAATCCACGCTTCAAGTGGTATATTCTGCATGCCTATTCAGGATTTGAGCGCAAGGTGCGGGAGTCGATCCAGAGCCGCGTGCAGGCGTTTGGGCTGGGCGACCGTGTCGGCCGCGTGATGATTCCTACCGAACCGGTGACCGAGATTGTCAACGGCAAGAAGCGCACGGTGGAGCGGGTGTTCCTGCCGGGCTACGTGCTGGTTGAGATGGAACTCGACAACAACCTTTGGCATGTTCTCAAAGAGACGCCGAAGGTGACTGGCTTCCTAGGTACGGGTGACAAGCCCGTGGCGTTGAGTGAGGAAGAAGTGAGTTCGATCCTCTTCCGCAGCGAGACCGTCAAAGACAAACCGCGGATGAAGATCAAGTTTGAAAAGAACGAGTCGGTGCGCATCACCGATGGTCCGTTCGCGAACTTCAACGGCGTGGTGGATGAGATCAATGAAGATCGCGAGACGCTGAAGGTCATGGTTACGATCTTCGGCCGCTCGACACCCGTCGAACTGGAGTTCGGCAAGGTCGAAAAGATTGAGTAGTTGCAGCTTCTAGCTATTAGCTTCTAGCTTCTAGCCGGTGCGAGGACCTAGCCGCCTCCGGTTTAGAGCGAACGCTCGAAGGGCAACACCAAAATTTGCAAGGAACAAAGAACAGCTAGAAGCTAGAGGCTAGGAGCTAGTAGCTGGTTCCAAAGGAAGCATCCATGGCACCTCCGAAGAAGGTATCTACTTACGTCAAGCTGCAGATTGAAGCCGGCAAGGCGACCCCGGCGCCGCCGGTCGGTCCCGCGCTCGGTCAGGCGCAGGTCAACATCATGGAGTTCTGCAAGCAGTTCAACGCTCGTACGCAGAACAAGGAGATGGCCGGACTGATCATCCCCGTGGTCATCACGGTGTATGCGGACCGCAGCTTCACCTTTGTGACCAAGACGCCTCCCGCAGCCATCCTGTTGAAGAAGGCGGCCGGCATCACCAAGGGCGCAGGCACCCCCAACAAGGACAAGGTGGGCAAGGTGACTGAGAAGCAGGTGCGCGAGATCGCCACCCAGAAGATGCCCGACCTGAACGCCGCGAGCGTCGAGACGGCCATCAAGAGCATCAAGGGCACTGCCCGCTCGATGGGGATCGAAGTCGTAGCGTAGTTTTTCTACTCCGCCCGCTGCAAGAGAGCACATGGAAAACGGCGCCGAGAGCGGCGGCGGAATGCAGTACAGGCAAGAGACACAGCAATGGCGGCTGCGAGATGCCTTCGCAGCCGCCATTCTGTTTATGGGCTCCGCCGCGTTTGTGGGTTGGCAAAACACGCGCGTCGCGGTGCTGTGGGATCTCGGGTATCTGCTCGATACGAGCTGGCGCATTGCGCTGGGGCAGATGCCGTACCGCGATTTTCCGCTTGTACATGCGCCGGTCACGTTTCTGATCCAGGCGGGGCTGATCAAGTTGTTTGGAAGGCACATGCTTGTGCCAGTGATTTATGCGGCAGTCGCCGGCGGGCTGGGTAGCGTAATCGCATGGCGAATCGTTCTGCAGACTCTGCGGGGCGCATGGTGGATATCGCTGGCGCTCTCCGCGCCACTGATCGTCGTCGGCATCTACGCGATCTATCCGTACCCGATTTATGACTGCGATTGCTCGCTGGCGATTCTCGTCGCGATGTTGCTGCTGATGAGGGTGGACGAGAGCCGTGGATGGGTGACTCCGTTCTGCGTCGGCGCGGCCTGCGTGCTGCCGCTGTTCGTGAAGCAGAACATGGGATTGCCGTTTCTGGCCGCGGTGACAGCCGCCGTGATTGCTCTGCTTGTGACGCACGGTTCGGTGCGCTCCGCAATCCGCTCAAGCTACGCGGTTGTGCTCCTTGGAATCATCGCAGCAATCTTTCTTGCTTTGGGACTTCTCAGCGCTACCGCAGGTCTGCACAACTACATTCATTGGACGGTGGAGTTCGCGGCACAGCGCCGGATGCCGGGGCTCTCTGCAATGCTTTCTGTCTACGAGCAGCCGTCACTTCTGTGGATGGCACCAATGCTTGCGGCGGGACTGGCGCTGTGCTGGTCTCGGTTTGCACATGCGACTTGGGGAAAGATTCTTGCATGTGCGTTGATGGCCGCGCCATTTGTCTACAGCTTGATCTTTCTGCTGATGGAAGATGACGCGGATGAGCGGGCTGATAACCTGCTGGCGCTGTGGCCGGTGTGGATGCTGGCGGCGGGCGCCATCGCGCTCTGGTCTCTGCGCCGCGGCCTGAACGTGCGGGCCGCGATACCGTTCATTGTGCTTGCCGGCATTCACGGAAGCTTCCTTTCTCAGCAGTTGTGGGGATCCACGTACGCGTTGTGGCCATTGCTCATGGTGTTGATCGCAGTCGTGCTGGCCGAGATGCCGCGCGCGGTGCGGCCGGCCGCGATCGGCGTGGCAGTAGTTGCGTGTGTCATCTTCGCTACGTGCGGCGGCTTGTATGCGGCTTCGCTCGAACGGCTGAATTACGTCGACATTCCCGAGGACGCTCCAGTCGAGTTGGCGCAGACTACGGCGTTGCGTGGCGCGGCGGATCGGGGTCCGTACCTCACGAACCTGGATGAATTAATCGCATTCGCTGATCGCGAAATTCCGGCCGGCGATGCTCTTGTGCTTTTGCCCGGTGAAGATCCGTTCTACTTTGCCACGGGCCGCGTGCCGCGGTTTCCGGTCACGCTGTTCGATCCCGCGACCGATCCGTATTCGCCGGCTCAATTGATGGCCGAAGCGCGCAGGCGCGACGTGCGCTGGGTGATCGTGAAGCGTGTGCTGCAGTCGAAGGCGAATGCCATGCCAGGCTTCGATGAGACGCTGCAGTTCGTTCGGCGCGATTTCGCGTTGTTTCAGTCGCTCGCAGGATATGACGTGTACCGGCGCAAGTGATGCCGCTCAAGGCAGCGGCCGCACGTAACGGAAATCCTCGACATCAATGTCCCAGATTCGATCGCTTTTGCAGGCTCCGTCCGGGAGCCAGCCATCGCGGCGATAGAAGCGCTCGCCGCGCACATTCCCTTTGAGCAGCCATAGGACCGCGGAGCCAAATCCCTGTTCGAGCAGATGAGCGCGTGCAGCTTCAATCAGAGCCAACCCAACGCCGCGGCCCCAGAACTCAGGCGCTAGATAGAGCGCACAAAGCTCGCCGCGATCTGGAAGGTCCTGCGACGGCATGGTTGTAGCGAATCCGCAGATTCCCTGTTGGATCTCAGCTACGATTGTGCGAGGTCTCAGAGGGGCAGTGTGGGAGAAGTCGTAGCGTGCGGCGCGGTCTTCGGGCCGCAGGCTGTCAAGGTACTCTGCGGGAAGAAGTCCCCGATAGGCTGCTTGCCAGGAGCGCACGTGAACGCGTGCGACTGCAAGTGCATCTTGAGGGACAGCCGGGCGGATCAGCATTTTGAGATTTTATCGGCCGCTGCCAGACTCACCCATTTGGCAGAAAATTGGAAAGCCCTCCCAGGGCGGGAGGGCTTTGTCATTTGGGCTGTGGCGTGAAAACTTCGCGCCGGCTTGGCTCTGGTTTCGGCTTCGGCTTGGGAGCCTTCTTGGTTTCCTTCTTGCCTTTGTCTTTATTCCCCATGCGTGACAGTTTGACACAAAAGCAGGGAAGAGGGAACAGGCAACAGGGAACAGCAAGCAGAGCGGTGCTGCTCCCTGAGACTGCTATTTCTTCTCCTCCGCTGCGGGTGTCTTCTCCAGATGGTCGTGATTGAGGATGGCATTGAATACCAGGCCGTATGTGCCGATGGTCTCGCCGCGATAGATGGGGTTGTTGGCAAACAGGAGCACGTTTCCCTGGCCCAGATGTGCGTCGACAACGATGGCGCGCTCCGCGATGCTGCCCGATTTGTCGAGAAGACCGGAGAGCAGAAGCGTCTTTGCGTCCGTGAAGCGCAGAATGACATCCGGCCGGTACTGCTCCGGAATCACGCTGGGATTGTTGCGCATCTGATCTTCATTCAGCTTCCGCGCTTCCCACGGCTTCTGTTTCTGGAGTGGCTCGGCTTCAATCGCTTTGCGGGCGATCGGCTCGTCGTTTTCCTCCAGGGTTCCGCGGCCCGTCGGCCGTTCTGAATAGGGATCCATGAGGATGCGTCCGCCCCCACGGCCTACGGTATTGGCGATATTGAAGGCCATCCCGCTCGCACTCATTACTGGAAGATTGGCATCGTAGCCGAAAGCGATCGGGCTTTCCTTGTTGACGAAGGTCGAGTTGAGCACGCTGCCGACCACGCGCGCATCCGCTGTGGACGCGACACTGACGCCGGGAGCGAGGCCGGTGTCGATAGCGAACTGCGCAGTATCTTCACACGTGATTAGCAGTCCGCCGTCCTCGACGAACTTTTTGAGGTGAGCGAGGCCCTCATAGCCGAGTCCCGGACGAACGTCGTCCGTCGAGTCGCCGCCCACTTCAAGATTCGGGGTGAGGTCAGTCTTCTTCCATGGCATGGCGTTGTGCCACATCGGCATGCCGTTGACGATGTCGTTAGCACTGACGCGCGATACCGGAGCGAAGATGATGACGTCGTACTTCGAGCGCAGGTCGTCAGTCTTCGCCGCTGTCTGCGTGCTGATGTAGTCAAAGGGCACGCCGGCTGTGTCGAATGCATAACGCCACCAGCCTTCGGTCTGCGTCGCGAGCCAGGTGTGCATCATGGCAACGCGCGGAGCCTTCACGTCGTGCGTCGTCACTTGCGGAGCCGCGCTCAGCCGCGATCCATCCAGTGCAAGGTCATGCAGAGACTTATTGAGTTGATCGTCCGATGCGCTGGAAACAAGCAGCGAGCCTGCGTTGAAGTGATTGCCGTCGGCATCAAAGGCCTTCTCCGCAACCTTGACGTTCGCATCCTTCAGCTTGAATAGCAGCGAGAGGAGGGTAGTCTGACCGGAGTTGTTGATCGCAAGCACCGAGCCCGAGCCCGTTACTTTGCCGGAGATCGACTCGGGATCGGTGAGCGGCTTCATCTCCGCTTTGAGGATTGCCGGATCGCTGATGCGCGTGACCTTCAGGTTGAACAGCGCGCTGAACGACCATCCAGTGTCGTCGTATGGGTGCTTCTGCGGATCATCAGGCGCCCAGTACTGTTTGTCGAGCAGGGCATCGGCAATGCGGGAGAAAGGCTGATCCATGCGCACAACGATGCTACCGGCCGGGAATGTCTGCGGCTTGGGTTTGTCCTCGCGCTTCTCGCCGGGGACATTGGCGGTTGCAGCGGAGGTGAGCTGCTGCACCTCAACGTGCTGCCGCTGGAGGGCCTTCAATAGTTCGACATCGCGGTTGGTGTGCGCGTCATCATTGGCGATGACGTAGGCAGCGGGGCCTTCGAGCGTGGGCTTCTGAACGGAGCGCTTGCTCTTCTGGTAGTAGTTCTCCAAGAAGTGCCGCGTGTTGTGCGAGAAGTACGAGAGCGTGGTCAGCAGCGCGGTCTGCTCGTAGTTGTTGTTGTCGCGCTGCGACCAGTTCACGATGGGCCACGGCGGATTCTGCCGATACCAGGTGCGCGAGTATTCTTCTGGCGTGAGGATGCGCTTCTCCGTGTCCGCGCCGCCGTTGCCGAAGGTCTCATAAAGCCGCGAGATGCCGTTGTGCATGGCGGCGATGAACATTAGGTAACCCGGGCTCCAGGTGTCGAAGTCACCATGCGTGAACACGCCAGGCATCCCGAACGACTGCATCTGCGCGATGTTGTTCCAGCCGAGTTCGGCCCATTCGTCGGTCAGCGTTGGATCGACCCATGCGTTGTAAGGGCCGTCGCCGACGGTGTTGTCGTAGAGGAACGGCACAGACTCGTGCAGGTCATGCAGGACTTGAGCGTGCCAATCCACAAAGGTGTTGGTGATGTTGCGCGTGAGGTCGAGCGTCATGCCCATGGCATCGCGATTGTTGTCATGCGCGACGTAGTGACCCCAGTAAAGCAGGCGCGGATAGTCCTTGCCCGGATTGGCCTTGTGCCATTTGTAGACGTCGACCATGCGATCGCGTCCGTCCACTTCGACCACCGGGGTGATCAGCACAATCATGTGCGAGCGGATGTACTTGATATAGGGCGAATCATCGACAGCGAGGCGATAGGCCAGTTCCATCAACGCCGTCGGCGCTCCGGTCTCCGGGGAGTGAATGGTGCCGGTGATGTAGTAGACGGGCACCGACTGATCGATGAGCGTGCGTGCCTTTGCATCGTCGAAGTTGATGGTGCGCGGATCGGCAAGCTGCGCGAGACGGGCCTTGTTGGCTTCGGCGTTCTTGAGCACTTCCGCGTCCGCGATCGCAGCGGCGATCTGCTCGCGGCCCTCCTCGGTGTGTCCGATGGCGTAGACCTTCACGCGCGGGCTGGCGGCCTCAAGCATGCGGAAGTATTTGTAGACGTCTTCCGCGTAGGGCAGAAAGTCGGGCGCGCCGGAGACATCGCCGAGCACCTTGGCCGGCGTGGGGACTGTCTTCGAAGCCGGCAAGTAGTCCACCAGAGGCGACACGAACGACGGATCGGTCGTGTACTTCTTGATGTGGTCTGTGTAGGACTGGTCGATGGGCTGTGCGGGATCACGCGCGTAGTTGCTGTCGAGATTGGGAAGCTGGCCCGAAGCCGCAAGTGCTGCGGCGCACAAGAGGGAGGCAGGCAGGAAAACCCGGAAGAGTCTCATAGTCCTCATTCGTCTGGTGTTTGAGCGGACGCGAACAAGCGCCGCAATGCGATGCCTAACAACCTACACGTCGGGGAGGGCGGAATTCAATGAAGACTCGGACGCCTACTCACGAAAGGCCCTGCCTGGCTACGCCGCCCAAGGTGTATAGTGCCGGTATTCACATCTCTTCTGTCAATCAAGGGAAGACGAGGTCGCTTCCTGCCGCTCATGAGAAGGCTGTTTCGGGTCGTCGTTGCTACCGTTCTGTTTTCGCTGGCGCACGTGGCGTGCGCGCAGACGGCGCTATTCGTCGCACCGGAACACTGCGTGTTCCGGGCGGGAGATGACGCCCGCTGGGCTGCGCCTGATCTCGACGAGTCCGGCTGGCGAGCGGCTTCGCAGTGGTCTGAAGACGCGAGTCTGGAATCGCATTTCTGGCTGCGGTGCCAGGTGGATCCCGCGAAGGTAACTCCAGCGGTCAAACCGGTGCTCCAGATCTCCGCCGATGCTTCCTACGAAGTTTTCATCAGCGGACAGCTCGTGGCGAGCTTTGGCAGCGTGAGCACGGGTGCGCACACGGTGGGCGTGGTCAATCAATATCAGTCCTCGGAGATCGCGGGCCCGAAGCCGTTCACGCTGGCCGTGCGGATCACGTACTCGCCCACGCTCTACGGGCAGCAGCCGCTGCCATGGATTCTACTGGGCGACGCGAACCTGCTGCGCGACAAGTATTCTGCGCACGTTCTTGAGGCGGTGCGCTCGCGCTGGATCATATGGCTGTGCAACGGCATCATGGCCGTCGCAGGGCTATTCTTCCTGGTGCTCTATCTCTTCGACCGCAGCCAGCGCGTATTGCTGTGGGCTGCTCTTACATGGCTCCTGCTCGCGCTCATTCGATTCGACGAATTCCTGGTTGCTGCATCGGTACATATCCCTTCGCGTGTGGAGTACCTGCTGTACTCCCTCGGGAATTCCGAGGCGATCTTCTACGTTGCGTTCTTTTTCGCGCTGGCGCGGCGACCCATAAGCAGGTTTTTCAGGGTGTTGATGCTCATCAATGCCGTAGATTGCGCGGCTATCATCGTTAGCGCAATGCTGCCGCTGCGCCTCAGCATTGCCTGGCGCTATTGGCTGGACGCATCGCCGGCGGTCAACTCTTTTCTAATGCCGGTGGACACACTGCTGTCTTTTGCGCCGCTGGCCGCATTCTGGCCCATCAACAAGTTGCCCCGCTCCCAGCTTGCGCTTTATTGCGTCTGCTCCTTCTGGATGGGCACGGATGTGCTCTACCTGGGCGCGCAGATTCCTTGGTTGAACTTGCCGAGCTATTTCTTCTTGTCGTTCCAGACGGTGCGGTCTGTTTCGATTGCGGCCGTTGTAATCGCATTGACGCTGATTCTCATTCAGCGCATTCGTCAGAACAACCGGGAGCGTGCGGCCCTGGCAACGGAGATGCGCGCGGCACAGGAGATTCAGAGGATCCTTGTACCGCGGGAGATGGATACGGCTCCGCAGATCCGCGCCGAGGCGGTCTTTCTGCCGGCGCAGCAGGTGGGCGGGGATTTCTATCGCTGTCGCGTGCTTGCGGACGGATCGCAGTGGCTGCTGCTGGGAGACGTGAGTGGCAAGGGCACGGCAGCCGGCATGACAGGGGCCATGCTGCTGGGCGCGAGCGAGCGCCATGAACATGAAGCTCCGGCGGAGATGCTCAGCCATTTGAATCAGGTGTTGTGTGCCAGCGGCGTAGGCGGCCTGGCCACCTGCCTGTGTGTTCGGATTGCG from the Occallatibacter riparius genome contains:
- a CDS encoding glycosyltransferase family protein is translated as MENGAESGGGMQYRQETQQWRLRDAFAAAILFMGSAAFVGWQNTRVAVLWDLGYLLDTSWRIALGQMPYRDFPLVHAPVTFLIQAGLIKLFGRHMLVPVIYAAVAGGLGSVIAWRIVLQTLRGAWWISLALSAPLIVVGIYAIYPYPIYDCDCSLAILVAMLLLMRVDESRGWVTPFCVGAACVLPLFVKQNMGLPFLAAVTAAVIALLVTHGSVRSAIRSSYAVVLLGIIAAIFLALGLLSATAGLHNYIHWTVEFAAQRRMPGLSAMLSVYEQPSLLWMAPMLAAGLALCWSRFAHATWGKILACALMAAPFVYSLIFLLMEDDADERADNLLALWPVWMLAAGAIALWSLRRGLNVRAAIPFIVLAGIHGSFLSQQLWGSTYALWPLLMVLIAVVLAEMPRAVRPAAIGVAVVACVIFATCGGLYAASLERLNYVDIPEDAPVELAQTTALRGAADRGPYLTNLDELIAFADREIPAGDALVLLPGEDPFYFATGRVPRFPVTLFDPATDPYSPAQLMAEARRRDVRWVIVKRVLQSKANAMPGFDETLQFVRRDFALFQSLAGYDVYRRK
- the secE gene encoding preprotein translocase subunit SecE; amino-acid sequence: MSTKATVMNDERPLKKQEPNAVSNFTGNVTGTWGKFTNFLSDVRAEMRKVVTPSRKEVESTTTVVIVAVFIFGLFFFAVDAFFSRVVEQILHKLGAQ
- the rplK gene encoding 50S ribosomal protein L11, whose amino-acid sequence is MAPPKKVSTYVKLQIEAGKATPAPPVGPALGQAQVNIMEFCKQFNARTQNKEMAGLIIPVVITVYADRSFTFVTKTPPAAILLKKAAGITKGAGTPNKDKVGKVTEKQVREIATQKMPDLNAASVETAIKSIKGTARSMGIEVVA
- the tuf gene encoding elongation factor Tu gives rise to the protein MAKEKFDRSKPHVNVGTIGHIDHGKTTLTAAITKVLSKHNPKIAFRSFDSIDNAPEERERGITIATAHVEYETKNRHYAHVDCPGHADYIKNMITGAAQMDGAILVVAATDGPMPQTKEHVLLARQVGVPSMVVFLNKCDAVEDTELIDLVEMEVRELLSKYQFPGDDVPVIRGSALGALNGEAQWEAKIDELMESVDQYVPQPNRAVDLPFLMPIEDIFSISGRGTVVTGRIERGKVKVGEEVEIVGFRETRKTVVTGVEMFKKQLDEGLAGDNAGLLLRGIPKEDVERGMVLAKTGSITPHTNFKGTVYVLSKEEGGRHTPFFKGYRPQFYFRTTDVTGVAELPEGTEMVMPGDNVELTIELITPVALEKGLRFAIREGGRTVGAGTVAEIIK
- the nusG gene encoding transcription termination/antitermination protein NusG, with amino-acid sequence MADEVEQSAEQPTPEQQPEGQPEANPRFKWYILHAYSGFERKVRESIQSRVQAFGLGDRVGRVMIPTEPVTEIVNGKKRTVERVFLPGYVLVEMELDNNLWHVLKETPKVTGFLGTGDKPVALSEEEVSSILFRSETVKDKPRMKIKFEKNESVRITDGPFANFNGVVDEINEDRETLKVMVTIFGRSTPVELEFGKVEKIE
- a CDS encoding M14 family zinc carboxypeptidase, encoding MRLFRVFLPASLLCAAALAASGQLPNLDSNYARDPAQPIDQSYTDHIKKYTTDPSFVSPLVDYLPASKTVPTPAKVLGDVSGAPDFLPYAEDVYKYFRMLEAASPRVKVYAIGHTEEGREQIAAAIADAEVLKNAEANKARLAQLADPRTINFDDAKARTLIDQSVPVYYITGTIHSPETGAPTALMELAYRLAVDDSPYIKYIRSHMIVLITPVVEVDGRDRMVDVYKWHKANPGKDYPRLLYWGHYVAHDNNRDAMGMTLDLTRNITNTFVDWHAQVLHDLHESVPFLYDNTVGDGPYNAWVDPTLTDEWAELGWNNIAQMQSFGMPGVFTHGDFDTWSPGYLMFIAAMHNGISRLYETFGNGGADTEKRILTPEEYSRTWYRQNPPWPIVNWSQRDNNNYEQTALLTTLSYFSHNTRHFLENYYQKSKRSVQKPTLEGPAAYVIANDDAHTNRDVELLKALQRQHVEVQQLTSAATANVPGEKREDKPKPQTFPAGSIVVRMDQPFSRIADALLDKQYWAPDDPQKHPYDDTGWSFSALFNLKVTRISDPAILKAEMKPLTDPESISGKVTGSGSVLAINNSGQTTLLSLLFKLKDANVKVAEKAFDADGNHFNAGSLLVSSASDDQLNKSLHDLALDGSRLSAAPQVTTHDVKAPRVAMMHTWLATQTEGWWRYAFDTAGVPFDYISTQTAAKTDDLRSKYDVIIFAPVSRVSANDIVNGMPMWHNAMPWKKTDLTPNLEVGGDSTDDVRPGLGYEGLAHLKKFVEDGGLLITCEDTAQFAIDTGLAPGVSVASTADARVVGSVLNSTFVNKESPIAFGYDANLPVMSASGMAFNIANTVGRGGGRILMDPYSERPTGRGTLEENDEPIARKAIEAEPLQKQKPWEARKLNEDQMRNNPSVIPEQYRPDVILRFTDAKTLLLSGLLDKSGSIAERAIVVDAHLGQGNVLLFANNPIYRGETIGTYGLVFNAILNHDHLEKTPAAEEKK
- a CDS encoding GNAT family N-acetyltransferase, with product MLIRPAVPQDALAVARVHVRSWQAAYRGLLPAEYLDSLRPEDRAARYDFSHTAPLRPRTIVAEIQQGICGFATTMPSQDLPDRGELCALYLAPEFWGRGVGLALIEAARAHLLEQGFGSAVLWLLKGNVRGERFYRRDGWLPDGACKSDRIWDIDVEDFRYVRPLP
- the rpmG gene encoding 50S ribosomal protein L33; the encoded protein is MREIVTLQCTECKERNYSTTKNKKTTTGRLEFKKFCNRCRKHQAHKETK
- a CDS encoding PP2C family protein-serine/threonine phosphatase, with the translated sequence MRRLFRVVVATVLFSLAHVACAQTALFVAPEHCVFRAGDDARWAAPDLDESGWRAASQWSEDASLESHFWLRCQVDPAKVTPAVKPVLQISADASYEVFISGQLVASFGSVSTGAHTVGVVNQYQSSEIAGPKPFTLAVRITYSPTLYGQQPLPWILLGDANLLRDKYSAHVLEAVRSRWIIWLCNGIMAVAGLFFLVLYLFDRSQRVLLWAALTWLLLALIRFDEFLVAASVHIPSRVEYLLYSLGNSEAIFYVAFFFALARRPISRFFRVLMLINAVDCAAIIVSAMLPLRLSIAWRYWLDASPAVNSFLMPVDTLLSFAPLAAFWPINKLPRSQLALYCVCSFWMGTDVLYLGAQIPWLNLPSYFFLSFQTVRSVSIAAVVIALTLILIQRIRQNNRERAALATEMRAAQEIQRILVPREMDTAPQIRAEAVFLPAQQVGGDFYRCRVLADGSQWLLLGDVSGKGTAAGMTGAMLLGASERHEHEAPAEMLSHLNQVLCASGVGGLATCLCVRIATDGTFTIANAGHLPPYRNGQDMEVESGLPLGVAPSAQYDETEIRLEPSDVLMFMSDGVVESQNATGELFGFERARAMATQSVQQMAEAAKSFGQQDDITVLSIAFEPAEALTPRT